One genomic segment of Planctomycetota bacterium includes these proteins:
- a CDS encoding tetratricopeptide repeat protein produces MDALPPDAVARGYVVLPRPLALPQSRLTADCGPESLGAVLQYWNKPITVQEISHLVRDPNTPGILTHTVGPLARRKGLRATFVEGSVGRLKNAVDRGVPPIIMVASGGGRFHFFVVSGYNDREGILVCEEYRNAKRLLTYAEVEEAWGPAGRFMLELEPSRADDDFLAGADLEAKGRYDEAEAFYRRALEADPDHYEARLGLGNCRLSRGRPEEALEEYRRAQALNPADPKVANNLAHVLTALGRDLEEAERLADRAVALYDAEFRAIREDFERQTQPGIRAVRQKELARAELDLADALGTLGQVRAARGRHDLAVAAWRAALDHYPLTEADARARRHLEIASSLRALSMPAEARRHLERARAEVRDPALRERIEAELK; encoded by the coding sequence GTGGACGCCCTTCCCCCGGACGCGGTCGCGCGCGGATACGTGGTCCTGCCCCGCCCCCTCGCGCTTCCCCAGAGCCGCCTCACCGCCGATTGCGGCCCCGAATCCCTCGGCGCGGTCCTCCAGTACTGGAACAAACCCATCACCGTCCAGGAAATCTCCCACCTCGTGCGCGACCCGAACACCCCCGGAATCCTCACCCACACGGTCGGCCCCCTGGCGCGCCGCAAAGGACTTCGCGCGACGTTCGTCGAGGGCAGCGTCGGCCGCCTCAAAAACGCCGTCGACCGAGGCGTCCCGCCCATCATCATGGTCGCCTCCGGCGGCGGTCGGTTCCACTTCTTCGTCGTCAGCGGCTACAACGACCGCGAAGGGATCCTCGTCTGCGAGGAATACCGGAACGCCAAACGGCTCCTGACCTACGCCGAGGTGGAGGAAGCCTGGGGCCCCGCGGGGCGCTTCATGCTGGAACTCGAACCCTCCCGCGCGGACGACGATTTCCTGGCCGGCGCGGACCTCGAGGCCAAGGGGCGCTACGACGAAGCGGAGGCGTTTTACCGCAGGGCGCTGGAGGCCGACCCCGACCACTACGAAGCGCGCCTCGGACTGGGAAACTGCCGGCTTTCGCGCGGCCGCCCCGAGGAGGCGCTGGAAGAGTATCGCCGGGCCCAGGCGCTCAACCCCGCCGACCCCAAGGTCGCCAACAACCTGGCCCATGTCCTCACGGCGCTCGGGCGCGACCTCGAGGAAGCGGAGCGGCTGGCCGACCGCGCCGTCGCCCTGTACGATGCGGAATTCCGAGCGATCCGCGAGGACTTCGAACGGCAGACCCAGCCGGGAATCCGCGCCGTGCGGCAGAAGGAGCTGGCGCGCGCGGAACTCGACCTGGCCGACGCTCTGGGCACGCTGGGGCAGGTGCGCGCCGCGCGCGGGCGCCATGATCTGGCGGTGGCCGCCTGGCGCGCCGCGCTGGACCACTATCCCCTGACCGAGGCCGACGCGCGCGCCCGCCGCCACCTCGAGATCGCTTCCTCGCTCCGGGCGCTCTCCATGCCGGCGGAGGCGCGCCGCCACCTGGAGCGGGCGCGGGCGGAAGTTCGCGATCCGGCGCTCCGGGAGCGGATCGAGGCGGAGCTGAAATAA